In Sphaeramia orbicularis chromosome 12, fSphaOr1.1, whole genome shotgun sequence, the following proteins share a genomic window:
- the eps8a gene encoding epidermal growth factor receptor kinase substrate 8a isoform X6, which translates to MNGYESSTLASGIFGSYNSQINGHGSSSPELPKNKVKSGAKALYEQRKHYTKTSINSLTDTSQYHVEHLTTFVLDRKDGMITVDDGIRRLRLLDAKGKVWTQEMLLQVEDKAVSLIDQETKNELENFPIGIIQHCQAVMNACSYDSILALVCKESGQGKPDLHLFQCDDIKANLIQADIDSAMIDAKGGKPKKRPETLKMILKSDGIIPPPPAAPAPEPPAADSQVDVKSRVAAWSAWTNEQQDYERQRQFEEDGSVEMTAAQVDRDVQILNHILDDIEFFVTKLQKAAEAFNELNKRKKSKKTKKKGPGEGVLTLRSKPPSEDDFVDCLQKFKHAFNQLGKLKDHIQNPSAVDLVHFLFTPLKMVIQASGSVDLARSVIVPLLTSEAIDFLHASGTAEERHLWVALGDGWTKCRLEWPKDHYFPPCVLKFRDGWEPPASPLVAPSQEQELTQLAESLVNAEIQRNEELKLRLTQEQAAVQRFPPVDGYAFSNTSYKRMQILDQDTAVAAFKQAISRRVDRSYDAEGRGQQKLIAKSKYDFVARNNTELSVLKDEVVEVLDDRKQWWKVRNGSGASGYVPNNILEITKAVDMTSRGEPIYSHTIQLMMPKKEFELFKQTTSKPVVTPMPPAPTPPPPAPARLPTPPLPPPATEPAKPATSSGNPVSRHNSLTSNENNTVALRDHGNQRAAPANRRKSNMEEVQDELMHRLTLGRSAQKKFQVPSRSGSLPAINITYDSSPDDVKAWLETKGFSPVTITSLGVLTGAQLFSLNKEELKTVCPDDGARVYSQVTVQKAALEKSSGSELQEIMRRRQEKLAASTCDSGVESFDEGSTH; encoded by the exons CGGCCATGGCTCTTCATCTCCTGAGCTGCCCAAAAATAAAGTCAAGTCCGGTGCCAAAGCTCTATACG AACAAAGAAAACACTACACTAAAACCAGCATCAATAGCTTGACAGACACATCACAGTATCATGTGGAG CACCTGACAACCTTTGTTCTGGATCGTAAAGATGGAATGATCACAGTAGACGATGGTATCCGACGACTCCGTTTGCTGGATGCCAAAGGGAAGGTGTGGACACAGGAGATGCTGCTGCAGGTGGAGGACAAGGCTGTCAGCCTCATCGACCAGGAGACCAAG AATGAGCTGGAAAACTTCCCTATTGGGATAATCCAGCACTGCCAGGCTGTCATGAATGCCTGCAGCTACGACTCTATCCTGGCTTTGGTTTGCAAAGAGTCAGGACAGGGTAAACCTGACCTTCACCTGTTCCAGTGTGACGACATCAAG GCAAATCTGATCCAAGCAGACATTGACAGTGCCATGATCGATGCCAAAGGAGGCAAACCGAAGAAGAGGCCAGAGACGCTGAA GATGATCCTAAAGAGTGACGGGATCATCCCTCCACCCCCTGCTGCTCCTGCTCCTGAACCTCCAGCAGCTGACAGTCAAGTGGACGTGAAGAGCAGAGTGGCTGCATGGTCAGCCTGGACCAATGAGCAGCAAGACT ATGAGAGGCAGAGACAGTTTGAAGAGGACGGATCAGTGGAAATGACAGCAGCTCAAGTCGACAGAGATGTG cAAATTCTGAACCACATCCTGGACGACATCGAGTTCTTTGTCACCAAACTTCAGAAAGCTGCAGAGGCTTTCAACGAACTAAACAAGAGGAAGAAGTCTAAGAAAACCAAAAAGAAAGGACCAGGAG AGGGCGTCCTGACTCTGCGTTCCAAACCTCCCAGTGAAGACGACTTTGTGGATTGTCTACAAAAGTTCAAACACGCCTTCAACCAGCTG GGGAAACTGAAGGATCACATCCAAAACCCGAGTGCTGTGGATCTGGTTCATTTCCTGTTCACCCCACTCAAGATG GTGATCCAGGCATCTGGCAGCGTGGACCTGGCCCGCAGTGTCATTGTGCCCCTACTCACCAGCGAGGCCATCGACTTCTTACATGCCTCAGGAACAGCAGAGGAGAGGCACCTGTGGGTGGCGCTGGGAGATGGATGGACCAAATGCAG GTTGGAGTGGCCTAAGGATCATTATTTCCCTCCCTGCGTGCTGAAGTTTCGGGATGGCTGGGAGCCGCCAGCGTCGCCTTTGGTGGCTCCATCTCAAGAACAGGAGCTGACTCAGCTGGCTGAGAGCCTTGTCAATGCTGAAATCCAGAGGAACGAGGAGCTGAAGCTCAGACTGACCCAGGAG CAGGCAGCGGTGCAGAGGTTTCCTCCTGTGGACGGGTACGCCTTCAGCAACACTTCCTACAAACGCATGCAGATTCTGGACCAGGACACGGCCGTGGCTGCCTTTAAACAGGCCATCAGCCGCCGTGTGGACCG AAGTTATGACGCTGAAGGCAGAGGCCAACAAAAACTGATTGCCAAATCTAAATATGACTTTGTTGCAAGAAACAACACAGAGCTGTCTGTTCTCAAAGATGAAGTCGTAGAG GTTCTTGACGACAGGAAACAGTGGTGGAAAGTTCGAAATGGCAGCGGGGCGTCCGGCTATGTGCCAAACAACATCCTGGAGATCACCAAAGCTGTGGACATGACGAGCAGAGGAGAGCCCATCTACAGCCACACCATCCAG CTCATGATGCCAAAGAAGGAATTTGAGTTGTTCAAG CAGACCACCTCTAAACCAGTGGTGACTCCGATGCCTCCGGCTCCAACACCACCCCCTCCGGCACCGGCCAGGCTCCCCACACCACCACTGCCACCTCCAGCCACAGAGCCTGCCAAGCCAGCCACCAGCAGTGGCAACCCTGTCAGCCGACACAACAGCCTGACATCCAATGAAAACAACACTGTTGCCCTGAGGGACCATGGCAACCAGCGAGCTGCTCCTGCCAACC GACGGAAATCCAACATGGAGGAAGTTCAGGACGAGCTCATGCACAGATTGACTCTGGGTCGCAGCGCTCAGAAGAAGTTTCAGGTTCCGTCACGGAGCGGCAGCCTCCCAGCCATCAACATCACCTATGACTCCTCACCTGACGACGTCAAAGCCTGGTTAGAGACCAAAGGCTTCAGCCCTGT AACCATTACCAGCCTCGGTGTGTTGACCGGTGCTCAGCTCTTCTCTCTCAACAAAGAGGAGCTGAAGACAGTTTGTCCTGACGATGGTGCTCGAGTCTACAGCCAGGTGACGGTCCAGAAGGCAGCGCTGGAG aaGAGTTCAGGCTCTGAGCTGCAGGAGATCATGAGGAGGCGACAGGAGAAACTGGCAGCCAGTACCTGTGATTCAGGGGTGGAGTCTTTTGATGAAGGCAGCACCCACTGA
- the eps8a gene encoding epidermal growth factor receptor kinase substrate 8a isoform X5, with amino-acid sequence MNGYESSTLASGIFGSYNSQINGHGSSSPELPKNKVKSGAKALYEQRKHYTKTSINSLTDTSQYHVEHLTTFVLDRKDGMITVDDGIRRLRLLDAKGKVWTQEMLLQVEDKAVSLIDQETKNELENFPIGIIQHCQAVMNACSYDSILALVCKESGQGKPDLHLFQCDDIKANLIQADIDSAMIDAKGGKPKKRPETLKMILKSDGIIPPPPAAPAPEPPAADSQVDVKSRVAAWSAWTNEQQDYERQRQFEEDGSVEMTAAQVDRDVQILNHILDDIEFFVTKLQKAAEAFNELNKRKKSKKTKKKGPGEGVLTLRSKPPSEDDFVDCLQKFKHAFNQLGKLKDHIQNPSAVDLVHFLFTPLKMVIQASGSVDLARSVIVPLLTSEAIDFLHASGTAEERHLWVALGDGWTKCRLEWPKDHYFPPCVLKFRDGWEPPASPLVAPSQEQELTQLAESLVNAEIQRNEELKLRLTQEQAAVQRFPPVDGYAFSNTSYKRMQILDQDTAVAAFKQAISRRVDRSYDAEGRGQQKLIAKSKYDFVARNNTELSVLKDEVVEVLDDRKQWWKVRNGSGASGYVPNNILEITKAVDMTSRGEPIYSHTIQLMMPKKEFELFKKQTTSKPVVTPMPPAPTPPPPAPARLPTPPLPPPATEPAKPATSSGNPVSRHNSLTSNENNTVALRDHGNQRAAPANRRKSNMEEVQDELMHRLTLGRSAQKKFQVPSRSGSLPAINITYDSSPDDVKAWLETKGFSPVTITSLGVLTGAQLFSLNKEELKTVCPDDGARVYSQVTVQKAALEKSSGSELQEIMRRRQEKLAASTCDSGVESFDEGSTH; translated from the exons CGGCCATGGCTCTTCATCTCCTGAGCTGCCCAAAAATAAAGTCAAGTCCGGTGCCAAAGCTCTATACG AACAAAGAAAACACTACACTAAAACCAGCATCAATAGCTTGACAGACACATCACAGTATCATGTGGAG CACCTGACAACCTTTGTTCTGGATCGTAAAGATGGAATGATCACAGTAGACGATGGTATCCGACGACTCCGTTTGCTGGATGCCAAAGGGAAGGTGTGGACACAGGAGATGCTGCTGCAGGTGGAGGACAAGGCTGTCAGCCTCATCGACCAGGAGACCAAG AATGAGCTGGAAAACTTCCCTATTGGGATAATCCAGCACTGCCAGGCTGTCATGAATGCCTGCAGCTACGACTCTATCCTGGCTTTGGTTTGCAAAGAGTCAGGACAGGGTAAACCTGACCTTCACCTGTTCCAGTGTGACGACATCAAG GCAAATCTGATCCAAGCAGACATTGACAGTGCCATGATCGATGCCAAAGGAGGCAAACCGAAGAAGAGGCCAGAGACGCTGAA GATGATCCTAAAGAGTGACGGGATCATCCCTCCACCCCCTGCTGCTCCTGCTCCTGAACCTCCAGCAGCTGACAGTCAAGTGGACGTGAAGAGCAGAGTGGCTGCATGGTCAGCCTGGACCAATGAGCAGCAAGACT ATGAGAGGCAGAGACAGTTTGAAGAGGACGGATCAGTGGAAATGACAGCAGCTCAAGTCGACAGAGATGTG cAAATTCTGAACCACATCCTGGACGACATCGAGTTCTTTGTCACCAAACTTCAGAAAGCTGCAGAGGCTTTCAACGAACTAAACAAGAGGAAGAAGTCTAAGAAAACCAAAAAGAAAGGACCAGGAG AGGGCGTCCTGACTCTGCGTTCCAAACCTCCCAGTGAAGACGACTTTGTGGATTGTCTACAAAAGTTCAAACACGCCTTCAACCAGCTG GGGAAACTGAAGGATCACATCCAAAACCCGAGTGCTGTGGATCTGGTTCATTTCCTGTTCACCCCACTCAAGATG GTGATCCAGGCATCTGGCAGCGTGGACCTGGCCCGCAGTGTCATTGTGCCCCTACTCACCAGCGAGGCCATCGACTTCTTACATGCCTCAGGAACAGCAGAGGAGAGGCACCTGTGGGTGGCGCTGGGAGATGGATGGACCAAATGCAG GTTGGAGTGGCCTAAGGATCATTATTTCCCTCCCTGCGTGCTGAAGTTTCGGGATGGCTGGGAGCCGCCAGCGTCGCCTTTGGTGGCTCCATCTCAAGAACAGGAGCTGACTCAGCTGGCTGAGAGCCTTGTCAATGCTGAAATCCAGAGGAACGAGGAGCTGAAGCTCAGACTGACCCAGGAG CAGGCAGCGGTGCAGAGGTTTCCTCCTGTGGACGGGTACGCCTTCAGCAACACTTCCTACAAACGCATGCAGATTCTGGACCAGGACACGGCCGTGGCTGCCTTTAAACAGGCCATCAGCCGCCGTGTGGACCG AAGTTATGACGCTGAAGGCAGAGGCCAACAAAAACTGATTGCCAAATCTAAATATGACTTTGTTGCAAGAAACAACACAGAGCTGTCTGTTCTCAAAGATGAAGTCGTAGAG GTTCTTGACGACAGGAAACAGTGGTGGAAAGTTCGAAATGGCAGCGGGGCGTCCGGCTATGTGCCAAACAACATCCTGGAGATCACCAAAGCTGTGGACATGACGAGCAGAGGAGAGCCCATCTACAGCCACACCATCCAG CTCATGATGCCAAAGAAGGAATTTGAGTTGTTCAAG AAGCAGACCACCTCTAAACCAGTGGTGACTCCGATGCCTCCGGCTCCAACACCACCCCCTCCGGCACCGGCCAGGCTCCCCACACCACCACTGCCACCTCCAGCCACAGAGCCTGCCAAGCCAGCCACCAGCAGTGGCAACCCTGTCAGCCGACACAACAGCCTGACATCCAATGAAAACAACACTGTTGCCCTGAGGGACCATGGCAACCAGCGAGCTGCTCCTGCCAACC GACGGAAATCCAACATGGAGGAAGTTCAGGACGAGCTCATGCACAGATTGACTCTGGGTCGCAGCGCTCAGAAGAAGTTTCAGGTTCCGTCACGGAGCGGCAGCCTCCCAGCCATCAACATCACCTATGACTCCTCACCTGACGACGTCAAAGCCTGGTTAGAGACCAAAGGCTTCAGCCCTGT AACCATTACCAGCCTCGGTGTGTTGACCGGTGCTCAGCTCTTCTCTCTCAACAAAGAGGAGCTGAAGACAGTTTGTCCTGACGATGGTGCTCGAGTCTACAGCCAGGTGACGGTCCAGAAGGCAGCGCTGGAG aaGAGTTCAGGCTCTGAGCTGCAGGAGATCATGAGGAGGCGACAGGAGAAACTGGCAGCCAGTACCTGTGATTCAGGGGTGGAGTCTTTTGATGAAGGCAGCACCCACTGA
- the eps8a gene encoding epidermal growth factor receptor kinase substrate 8a isoform X2, whose translation MNGYESSTLASGIFGSYNSQINGHGSSSPELPKNKVKSGAKALYEQRKHYTKTSINSLTDTSQYHVEHLTTFVLDRKDGMITVDDGIRRLRLLDAKGKVWTQEMLLQVEDKAVSLIDQETKNELENFPIGIIQHCQAVMNACSYDSILALVCKESGQGKPDLHLFQCDDIKANLIQADIDSAMIDAKGGKPKKRPETLKMILKSDGIIPPPPAAPAPEPPAADSQVDVKSRVAAWSAWTNEQQDYERQRQFEEDGSVEMTAAQVDRDVQILNHILDDIEFFVTKLQKAAEAFNELNKRKKSKKTKKKGPGEGVLTLRSKPPSEDDFVDCLQKFKHAFNQLGKLKDHIQNPSAVDLVHFLFTPLKMVIQASGSVDLARSVIVPLLTSEAIDFLHASGTAEERHLWVALGDGWTKCRLEWPKDHYFPPCVLKFRDGWEPPASPLVAPSQEQELTQLAESLVNAEIQRNEELKLRLTQEQAAVQRFPPVDGYAFSNTSYKRMQILDQDTAVAAFKQAISRRVDRSYDAEGRGQQKLIAKSKYDFVARNNTELSVLKDEVVEVLDDRKQWWKVRNGSGASGYVPNNILEITKAVDMTSRGEPIYSHTIQLMMPKKEFELFKQLLGELNEQTTSKPVVTPMPPAPTPPPPAPARLPTPPLPPPATEPAKPATSSGNPVSRHNSLTSNENNTVALRDHGNQRAAPANRRKSNMEEVQDELMHRLTLGRSAQKKFQVPSRSGSLPAINITYDSSPDDVKAWLETKGFSPVTITSLGVLTGAQLFSLNKEELKTVCPDDGARVYSQVTVQKAALEKSSGSELQEIMRRRQEKLAASTCDSGVESFDEGSTH comes from the exons CGGCCATGGCTCTTCATCTCCTGAGCTGCCCAAAAATAAAGTCAAGTCCGGTGCCAAAGCTCTATACG AACAAAGAAAACACTACACTAAAACCAGCATCAATAGCTTGACAGACACATCACAGTATCATGTGGAG CACCTGACAACCTTTGTTCTGGATCGTAAAGATGGAATGATCACAGTAGACGATGGTATCCGACGACTCCGTTTGCTGGATGCCAAAGGGAAGGTGTGGACACAGGAGATGCTGCTGCAGGTGGAGGACAAGGCTGTCAGCCTCATCGACCAGGAGACCAAG AATGAGCTGGAAAACTTCCCTATTGGGATAATCCAGCACTGCCAGGCTGTCATGAATGCCTGCAGCTACGACTCTATCCTGGCTTTGGTTTGCAAAGAGTCAGGACAGGGTAAACCTGACCTTCACCTGTTCCAGTGTGACGACATCAAG GCAAATCTGATCCAAGCAGACATTGACAGTGCCATGATCGATGCCAAAGGAGGCAAACCGAAGAAGAGGCCAGAGACGCTGAA GATGATCCTAAAGAGTGACGGGATCATCCCTCCACCCCCTGCTGCTCCTGCTCCTGAACCTCCAGCAGCTGACAGTCAAGTGGACGTGAAGAGCAGAGTGGCTGCATGGTCAGCCTGGACCAATGAGCAGCAAGACT ATGAGAGGCAGAGACAGTTTGAAGAGGACGGATCAGTGGAAATGACAGCAGCTCAAGTCGACAGAGATGTG cAAATTCTGAACCACATCCTGGACGACATCGAGTTCTTTGTCACCAAACTTCAGAAAGCTGCAGAGGCTTTCAACGAACTAAACAAGAGGAAGAAGTCTAAGAAAACCAAAAAGAAAGGACCAGGAG AGGGCGTCCTGACTCTGCGTTCCAAACCTCCCAGTGAAGACGACTTTGTGGATTGTCTACAAAAGTTCAAACACGCCTTCAACCAGCTG GGGAAACTGAAGGATCACATCCAAAACCCGAGTGCTGTGGATCTGGTTCATTTCCTGTTCACCCCACTCAAGATG GTGATCCAGGCATCTGGCAGCGTGGACCTGGCCCGCAGTGTCATTGTGCCCCTACTCACCAGCGAGGCCATCGACTTCTTACATGCCTCAGGAACAGCAGAGGAGAGGCACCTGTGGGTGGCGCTGGGAGATGGATGGACCAAATGCAG GTTGGAGTGGCCTAAGGATCATTATTTCCCTCCCTGCGTGCTGAAGTTTCGGGATGGCTGGGAGCCGCCAGCGTCGCCTTTGGTGGCTCCATCTCAAGAACAGGAGCTGACTCAGCTGGCTGAGAGCCTTGTCAATGCTGAAATCCAGAGGAACGAGGAGCTGAAGCTCAGACTGACCCAGGAG CAGGCAGCGGTGCAGAGGTTTCCTCCTGTGGACGGGTACGCCTTCAGCAACACTTCCTACAAACGCATGCAGATTCTGGACCAGGACACGGCCGTGGCTGCCTTTAAACAGGCCATCAGCCGCCGTGTGGACCG AAGTTATGACGCTGAAGGCAGAGGCCAACAAAAACTGATTGCCAAATCTAAATATGACTTTGTTGCAAGAAACAACACAGAGCTGTCTGTTCTCAAAGATGAAGTCGTAGAG GTTCTTGACGACAGGAAACAGTGGTGGAAAGTTCGAAATGGCAGCGGGGCGTCCGGCTATGTGCCAAACAACATCCTGGAGATCACCAAAGCTGTGGACATGACGAGCAGAGGAGAGCCCATCTACAGCCACACCATCCAG CTCATGATGCCAAAGAAGGAATTTGAGTTGTTCAAG CAATTACTGGGAGAGTTGAACGAG CAGACCACCTCTAAACCAGTGGTGACTCCGATGCCTCCGGCTCCAACACCACCCCCTCCGGCACCGGCCAGGCTCCCCACACCACCACTGCCACCTCCAGCCACAGAGCCTGCCAAGCCAGCCACCAGCAGTGGCAACCCTGTCAGCCGACACAACAGCCTGACATCCAATGAAAACAACACTGTTGCCCTGAGGGACCATGGCAACCAGCGAGCTGCTCCTGCCAACC GACGGAAATCCAACATGGAGGAAGTTCAGGACGAGCTCATGCACAGATTGACTCTGGGTCGCAGCGCTCAGAAGAAGTTTCAGGTTCCGTCACGGAGCGGCAGCCTCCCAGCCATCAACATCACCTATGACTCCTCACCTGACGACGTCAAAGCCTGGTTAGAGACCAAAGGCTTCAGCCCTGT AACCATTACCAGCCTCGGTGTGTTGACCGGTGCTCAGCTCTTCTCTCTCAACAAAGAGGAGCTGAAGACAGTTTGTCCTGACGATGGTGCTCGAGTCTACAGCCAGGTGACGGTCCAGAAGGCAGCGCTGGAG aaGAGTTCAGGCTCTGAGCTGCAGGAGATCATGAGGAGGCGACAGGAGAAACTGGCAGCCAGTACCTGTGATTCAGGGGTGGAGTCTTTTGATGAAGGCAGCACCCACTGA
- the eps8a gene encoding epidermal growth factor receptor kinase substrate 8a isoform X15, which yields MNGYESSTLASGIFGSYNSQINGHGSSSPELPKNKVKSGAKALYEQRKHYTKTSINSLTDTSQYHVEHLTTFVLDRKDGMITVDDGIRRLRLLDAKGKVWTQEMLLQVEDKAVSLIDQETKNELENFPIGIIQHCQAVMNACSYDSILALVCKESGQGKPDLHLFQCDDIKANLIQADIDSAMIDAKGGKPKKRPETLKMILKSDGIIPPPPAAPAPEPPAADSQVDVKSRVAAWSAWTNEQQDYERQRQFEEDGSVEMTAAQVDRDVQILNHILDDIEFFVTKLQKAAEAFNELNKRKKSKKTKKKGPGEGVLTLRSKPPSEDDFVDCLQKFKHAFNQLGKLKDHIQNPSAVDLVHFLFTPLKMVIQASGSVDLARSVIVPLLTSEAIDFLHASGTAEERHLWVALGDGWTKCRLEWPKDHYFPPCVLKFRDGWEPPASPLVAPSQEQELTQLAESLVNAEIQRNEELKLRLTQEAAVQRFPPVDGYDAEGRGQQKLIAKSKYDFVARNNTELSVLKDEVVEVLDDRKQWWKVRNGSGASGYVPNNILEITKAVDMTSRGEPIYSHTIQLMMPKKEFELFKQLLGELNEKQTTSKPVVTPMPPAPTPPPPAPARLPTPPLPPPATEPAKPATSSGNPVSRHNSLTSNENNTVALRDHGNQRAAPANRRKSNMEEVQDELMHRLTLGRSAQKKFQVPSRSGSLPAINITYDSSPDDVKAWLETKGFSPVTITSLGVLTGAQLFSLNKEELKTVCPDDGARVYSQVTVQKAALEKSSGSELQEIMRRRQEKLAASTCDSGVESFDEGSTH from the exons CGGCCATGGCTCTTCATCTCCTGAGCTGCCCAAAAATAAAGTCAAGTCCGGTGCCAAAGCTCTATACG AACAAAGAAAACACTACACTAAAACCAGCATCAATAGCTTGACAGACACATCACAGTATCATGTGGAG CACCTGACAACCTTTGTTCTGGATCGTAAAGATGGAATGATCACAGTAGACGATGGTATCCGACGACTCCGTTTGCTGGATGCCAAAGGGAAGGTGTGGACACAGGAGATGCTGCTGCAGGTGGAGGACAAGGCTGTCAGCCTCATCGACCAGGAGACCAAG AATGAGCTGGAAAACTTCCCTATTGGGATAATCCAGCACTGCCAGGCTGTCATGAATGCCTGCAGCTACGACTCTATCCTGGCTTTGGTTTGCAAAGAGTCAGGACAGGGTAAACCTGACCTTCACCTGTTCCAGTGTGACGACATCAAG GCAAATCTGATCCAAGCAGACATTGACAGTGCCATGATCGATGCCAAAGGAGGCAAACCGAAGAAGAGGCCAGAGACGCTGAA GATGATCCTAAAGAGTGACGGGATCATCCCTCCACCCCCTGCTGCTCCTGCTCCTGAACCTCCAGCAGCTGACAGTCAAGTGGACGTGAAGAGCAGAGTGGCTGCATGGTCAGCCTGGACCAATGAGCAGCAAGACT ATGAGAGGCAGAGACAGTTTGAAGAGGACGGATCAGTGGAAATGACAGCAGCTCAAGTCGACAGAGATGTG cAAATTCTGAACCACATCCTGGACGACATCGAGTTCTTTGTCACCAAACTTCAGAAAGCTGCAGAGGCTTTCAACGAACTAAACAAGAGGAAGAAGTCTAAGAAAACCAAAAAGAAAGGACCAGGAG AGGGCGTCCTGACTCTGCGTTCCAAACCTCCCAGTGAAGACGACTTTGTGGATTGTCTACAAAAGTTCAAACACGCCTTCAACCAGCTG GGGAAACTGAAGGATCACATCCAAAACCCGAGTGCTGTGGATCTGGTTCATTTCCTGTTCACCCCACTCAAGATG GTGATCCAGGCATCTGGCAGCGTGGACCTGGCCCGCAGTGTCATTGTGCCCCTACTCACCAGCGAGGCCATCGACTTCTTACATGCCTCAGGAACAGCAGAGGAGAGGCACCTGTGGGTGGCGCTGGGAGATGGATGGACCAAATGCAG GTTGGAGTGGCCTAAGGATCATTATTTCCCTCCCTGCGTGCTGAAGTTTCGGGATGGCTGGGAGCCGCCAGCGTCGCCTTTGGTGGCTCCATCTCAAGAACAGGAGCTGACTCAGCTGGCTGAGAGCCTTGTCAATGCTGAAATCCAGAGGAACGAGGAGCTGAAGCTCAGACTGACCCAGGAG GCAGCGGTGCAGAGGTTTCCTCCTGTGGACGG TTATGACGCTGAAGGCAGAGGCCAACAAAAACTGATTGCCAAATCTAAATATGACTTTGTTGCAAGAAACAACACAGAGCTGTCTGTTCTCAAAGATGAAGTCGTAGAG GTTCTTGACGACAGGAAACAGTGGTGGAAAGTTCGAAATGGCAGCGGGGCGTCCGGCTATGTGCCAAACAACATCCTGGAGATCACCAAAGCTGTGGACATGACGAGCAGAGGAGAGCCCATCTACAGCCACACCATCCAG CTCATGATGCCAAAGAAGGAATTTGAGTTGTTCAAG CAATTACTGGGAGAGTTGAACGAG AAGCAGACCACCTCTAAACCAGTGGTGACTCCGATGCCTCCGGCTCCAACACCACCCCCTCCGGCACCGGCCAGGCTCCCCACACCACCACTGCCACCTCCAGCCACAGAGCCTGCCAAGCCAGCCACCAGCAGTGGCAACCCTGTCAGCCGACACAACAGCCTGACATCCAATGAAAACAACACTGTTGCCCTGAGGGACCATGGCAACCAGCGAGCTGCTCCTGCCAACC GACGGAAATCCAACATGGAGGAAGTTCAGGACGAGCTCATGCACAGATTGACTCTGGGTCGCAGCGCTCAGAAGAAGTTTCAGGTTCCGTCACGGAGCGGCAGCCTCCCAGCCATCAACATCACCTATGACTCCTCACCTGACGACGTCAAAGCCTGGTTAGAGACCAAAGGCTTCAGCCCTGT AACCATTACCAGCCTCGGTGTGTTGACCGGTGCTCAGCTCTTCTCTCTCAACAAAGAGGAGCTGAAGACAGTTTGTCCTGACGATGGTGCTCGAGTCTACAGCCAGGTGACGGTCCAGAAGGCAGCGCTGGAG aaGAGTTCAGGCTCTGAGCTGCAGGAGATCATGAGGAGGCGACAGGAGAAACTGGCAGCCAGTACCTGTGATTCAGGGGTGGAGTCTTTTGATGAAGGCAGCACCCACTGA